The following coding sequences are from one Sphingobium sp. Cam5-1 window:
- a CDS encoding TorF family putative porin, giving the protein MRKSILGLSAVALAALSVPALAQDEATPALTVTGNAAVVSDYRFRGISQTDKRFALQGGITVTHESGFYVSTWGSSIDDYVAASSDQELDLIAGYSRTFGAATVDVGVLYYYYPGSGGANTDFVEPYASVKGTFGPTTAKLSAAYAPKSRALSVDGGLTREDNLYVAGDLSASVPNTPLGVSAHLGHSFGPSYLTIGKEYTDWNIGATYTWSHLTFGVSYVDTDKSLYSPSGRNISKAGVVGSITASF; this is encoded by the coding sequence ATGCGTAAGTCCATTCTCGGCCTCTCGGCCGTCGCTCTCGCTGCTCTGTCCGTCCCGGCGCTCGCCCAGGACGAAGCTACGCCAGCGCTCACCGTCACCGGCAACGCTGCCGTAGTCAGCGACTATCGCTTCCGTGGCATTTCGCAGACCGACAAGCGTTTCGCGCTGCAGGGCGGCATCACCGTCACCCATGAATCGGGCTTCTATGTCTCGACCTGGGGCTCTTCCATCGACGATTATGTGGCCGCTAGCAGCGACCAGGAACTCGACCTGATCGCAGGCTATTCGCGGACCTTCGGCGCCGCGACCGTCGATGTCGGCGTGCTCTATTATTACTATCCCGGTTCGGGCGGTGCGAACACCGACTTCGTTGAGCCCTATGCTTCGGTCAAGGGCACTTTCGGCCCGACAACGGCCAAGCTCAGCGCCGCCTATGCACCCAAGTCGCGTGCCCTTTCCGTCGATGGCGGCCTGACCCGCGAAGACAATCTCTATGTCGCGGGCGACCTGTCGGCCAGCGTTCCCAACACGCCGCTGGGCGTGTCGGCGCATCTCGGCCACAGCTTTGGCCCCAGCTACCTGACCATCGGCAAGGAATATACCGACTGGAACATCGGCGCGACCTACACTTGGAGCCACCTGACCTTCGGCGTGAGCTATGTGGACACCGACAAGTCGCTCTACAGCCCCAGCGGCCGTAACATCAGCAAGGCTGGCGTAGTGGGTTCGATCACCGCCTCCTTCTGA
- a CDS encoding sterol desaturase family protein has product MSAFLLFLIFAATVTAMEGFAYVMHRWVMHGPGWFLHASHHRPRNGMWEANDLYFVIFALPSILLLLGGVQWGWGDWATACGAGIAAYGLIYLGFHDILVHQRVTHRHVSRSPYMKRIVQAHRLHHAVETREGCVSFGFLVAPRPEELKRQLAQGDRRKGVRKARGFMEAE; this is encoded by the coding sequence ATGTCCGCATTCCTGCTGTTCCTGATCTTCGCCGCCACCGTCACCGCGATGGAGGGCTTTGCCTATGTCATGCATCGTTGGGTGATGCATGGGCCGGGCTGGTTCCTGCATGCCAGCCATCATCGTCCCCGCAACGGAATGTGGGAAGCGAACGACCTCTATTTCGTGATCTTCGCACTCCCCTCGATCCTGCTGCTGCTGGGCGGCGTGCAATGGGGCTGGGGCGATTGGGCCACCGCATGCGGCGCGGGGATCGCGGCTTATGGCCTCATCTATCTCGGCTTTCACGACATCCTCGTCCATCAGCGGGTCACCCACCGCCATGTTTCACGCTCTCCCTATATGAAGCGGATCGTTCAGGCGCACCGGCTGCATCATGCGGTCGAAACGCGCGAGGGCTGCGTCAGCTTCGGCTTCTTGGTCGCGCCGCGCCCGGAGGAGCTGAAAAGGCAGCTGGCGCAGGGGGATCGGCGGAAGGGCGTGCGGAAGGCACGCGGGTTCATGGAAGCAGAGTGA
- a CDS encoding nicotinate-nucleotide adenylyltransferase produces MARIGLLGGSFNPAHGGHRAISLFAAKALRLDEVWWLVSPGNPLKPRAGMASLPSRLAHARHIARRAAIRPTAIEKALGTRYTADSLKGIRRRFPRNQFIWLMGADNLAQFGQWKDWRGVARQMPIAVIARPGYDGVARGSGAMAWLRRFVRPARQSADWTDWRPPALVLLRFRPDPRSATLLRQAKPLWHREYEHARVRDPLTRRLIV; encoded by the coding sequence ATGGCACGCATCGGCCTGCTGGGCGGCTCCTTCAATCCGGCGCATGGCGGCCATCGCGCAATCTCGCTGTTCGCTGCGAAGGCCCTGCGACTGGACGAAGTCTGGTGGCTGGTCTCGCCAGGTAATCCGCTCAAGCCACGTGCTGGCATGGCGTCCCTCCCCTCGCGCCTCGCCCATGCGCGCCATATCGCTCGACGCGCGGCGATTCGGCCCACGGCGATCGAGAAAGCGCTGGGCACCCGATACACCGCCGATTCGCTAAAAGGGATCAGGCGCCGCTTCCCCCGCAACCAGTTCATCTGGCTAATGGGCGCGGACAATCTGGCCCAGTTCGGCCAGTGGAAAGATTGGCGCGGCGTCGCGCGACAGATGCCCATTGCCGTGATCGCCCGTCCCGGCTATGATGGAGTTGCCCGTGGCTCTGGGGCCATGGCCTGGCTGCGGCGTTTCGTCCGGCCCGCGCGCCAGAGTGCAGACTGGACGGATTGGAGACCGCCGGCGCTTGTGCTTTTGCGCTTTCGCCCTGATCCAAGATCGGCGACCCTGCTGCGGCAGGCGAAACCCCTCTGGCATCGCGAATATGAACATGCACGCGTGCGCGATCCGCTCACGCGCCGGTTGATTGTCTAG
- the rsfS gene encoding ribosome silencing factor encodes MTRPHPANDPAHGADSVAALHDLVLKSLDDDQAQETISIPLEGKSSIADHMVIASGRSSRQVASMAQKLAERIKQATGRSARVEGLPVADWVLIDAGDVIVHLFRPEVRSFYNLERMWGFVDAPVAGTA; translated from the coding sequence TTGACCAGACCACATCCTGCCAACGACCCGGCCCATGGTGCCGACAGCGTTGCCGCCCTGCACGACCTTGTCCTGAAATCGCTCGACGATGACCAGGCGCAGGAAACCATCTCCATCCCGCTTGAAGGCAAGAGCAGCATTGCCGACCATATGGTGATCGCCAGCGGGCGTTCATCACGTCAGGTCGCGTCGATGGCCCAGAAGCTTGCCGAGCGTATCAAGCAGGCCACCGGCCGCTCCGCGCGCGTGGAGGGACTGCCGGTCGCTGACTGGGTACTGATCGATGCGGGCGACGTGATCGTCCACCTGTTCCGGCCCGAAGTGCGCAGCTTCTACAATCTGGAACGGATGTGGGGCTTTGTCGACGCGCCGGTCGCTGGCACGGCCTGA
- a CDS encoding 23S rRNA (pseudouridine(1915)-N(3))-methyltransferase RlmH yields MLLHIIARGKIGRSAEAELVERYVKRLTMPHRITELPDRGGKLPPAPTGTITVMLDEKGRQLSSMDFAKRLEGWRDQGARECRFLIGAADGFDDEARAGADLLIAFGAMTWPHMMARAMLAEQLWRACSILSGHPYHREG; encoded by the coding sequence ATGCTCCTCCACATCATCGCGCGCGGCAAGATCGGACGTTCGGCGGAAGCGGAACTGGTCGAACGCTATGTGAAGCGGCTGACCATGCCGCACAGGATCACCGAACTGCCCGACCGTGGCGGCAAGCTGCCGCCCGCTCCGACTGGCACGATCACCGTGATGCTCGACGAGAAAGGCCGTCAGCTCAGCTCCATGGACTTCGCCAAAAGGCTCGAAGGCTGGCGAGACCAGGGCGCGCGCGAATGCCGCTTCCTGATCGGCGCGGCGGACGGCTTCGACGACGAAGCTCGCGCCGGGGCCGACCTGCTGATCGCCTTTGGCGCGATGACCTGGCCGCACATGATGGCCCGCGCCATGCTGGCCGAACAATTGTGGCGCGCCTGTTCCATCCTTTCGGGCCACCCCTATCATCGCGAAGGCTGA
- a CDS encoding murein hydrolase activator EnvC family protein, which yields MKRSTAFAAIIGGAAVIAAARLTAAPQAGIILGGTGETTLRQEQAALKAARIQSEQARERSQRLEQQATAARDEAEQARRRAAAMAARIQQAEADIQAAQARIAIIARMQRSQAARLAAKQEPVVRLTAALQMMARRPLALALVQPGSLSDAVHMRAVLGQILPVIQERTAGLRAELERSRALRETAEQAAASLAQSQADLRNSQAALRSLETQKRLAERDYRSNANLESDRALALGERARDIVDLMDRLQAAGDLREELAALPGPLLRPARPDLAMAPAQARQRSAGGPPPYRLPVMGQLVTGMGELSESGVRSRGLTIATQSGALAVAPTAGRVVFAGPYRGYGQIMILDHGGGWTTLITGLHRLSAAVGDDVRQGDPLGNAGSGRPTITIELRRNGRPVDIVPLVGLG from the coding sequence GTGAAAAGGTCAACAGCCTTCGCAGCGATCATCGGCGGCGCAGCGGTGATCGCCGCCGCGCGCCTGACTGCGGCTCCTCAAGCAGGCATCATCCTGGGCGGCACGGGCGAGACCACCCTGCGTCAGGAACAGGCTGCGCTGAAGGCGGCCCGCATCCAGTCCGAACAAGCACGCGAACGCTCCCAGCGGTTGGAACAGCAGGCAACGGCTGCGCGGGACGAAGCCGAACAGGCGCGCCGCCGCGCCGCCGCCATGGCTGCCCGTATCCAGCAGGCCGAGGCTGACATTCAAGCGGCCCAAGCGCGTATCGCGATCATAGCCCGCATGCAACGTTCGCAGGCGGCGCGGCTGGCGGCCAAGCAGGAGCCGGTTGTCCGTTTGACCGCCGCCCTTCAGATGATGGCGCGGCGGCCTCTGGCTCTGGCGCTGGTGCAGCCGGGGTCGCTGAGCGATGCCGTCCACATGCGCGCCGTGCTGGGACAGATATTGCCCGTCATTCAGGAGCGCACAGCGGGCTTGCGCGCTGAACTGGAGCGCAGCCGTGCCTTGCGTGAGACCGCCGAGCAGGCCGCCGCTTCACTCGCGCAAAGCCAGGCCGACCTTCGCAATAGCCAAGCCGCTTTACGCAGCTTGGAAACGCAAAAGCGGCTGGCGGAGAGGGACTATCGCTCCAACGCCAATCTGGAGAGTGACCGCGCTCTCGCCCTGGGCGAAAGAGCCCGCGACATCGTCGATCTGATGGATCGCCTCCAGGCGGCAGGTGATCTTCGCGAAGAACTCGCAGCGCTCCCCGGCCCGCTGCTCAGGCCAGCGCGCCCAGACCTCGCAATGGCGCCCGCACAGGCAAGGCAGCGCAGCGCGGGCGGACCTCCACCCTATCGCTTGCCTGTTATGGGCCAGTTGGTCACCGGCATGGGTGAATTGTCGGAAAGCGGCGTCCGGTCGCGGGGCCTCACCATCGCCACCCAGTCGGGCGCGCTCGCCGTCGCACCTACGGCGGGACGCGTCGTCTTCGCAGGGCCTTATCGCGGCTACGGCCAGATCATGATCCTCGATCATGGCGGCGGTTGGACCACGTTGATCACCGGATTGCATCGGCTTTCCGCCGCCGTGGGCGACGACGTGCGACAGGGCGATCCGCTGGGCAACGCGGGAAGCGGCCGTCCGACCATTACGATCGAACTGCGTCGCAATGGCCGTCCGGTCGATATCGTGCCGTTGGTCGGGCTAGGCTGA
- a CDS encoding class I SAM-dependent methyltransferase: MKLDTLIGEPWADYGLLDSGHGRKLERYGHYRFIRPEPQAMWAPASADWHADGEFVPGSDEEGGGRWFYDRPVPAEGWPLSWNEVTFQASCTPFRHLGFFPDMAPVWNWMREQTAGLEQPQIMNLFGYTGVGTLAMSAVGAQMVHVDASKKSVAQARANAAASGMEDRPVRWIVDDAAKFVAREVRRERRYDGILLDPPKYGRGPDGEIWRLEEDLPRLIADCRRLLDADSRFLFLTVYAVRMSALAIGELLKQAFADLPGTVEAGELAVREEARGLELPTAIWARWRR; encoded by the coding sequence ATGAAGCTCGACACGCTCATCGGTGAGCCGTGGGCCGACTATGGCCTGCTCGATTCGGGTCACGGCCGCAAGCTGGAACGCTATGGCCATTATCGCTTCATCCGGCCCGAGCCGCAGGCGATGTGGGCGCCTGCGAGCGCTGACTGGCACGCGGATGGCGAATTCGTGCCGGGATCGGATGAAGAGGGCGGGGGCCGTTGGTTCTATGATCGTCCGGTGCCTGCCGAAGGCTGGCCGCTCAGCTGGAATGAGGTGACGTTTCAGGCGAGTTGCACGCCTTTCCGGCATCTCGGTTTCTTTCCCGACATGGCGCCGGTGTGGAACTGGATGCGCGAGCAGACGGCTGGGCTGGAGCAGCCGCAGATCATGAACCTGTTCGGCTATACCGGCGTCGGGACATTGGCGATGTCGGCGGTCGGCGCGCAGATGGTGCATGTCGATGCGTCGAAGAAGTCGGTGGCGCAGGCGCGGGCCAATGCCGCCGCGTCGGGGATGGAAGACCGCCCCGTGCGCTGGATCGTTGACGATGCCGCGAAGTTCGTCGCTCGCGAGGTCCGGCGAGAGCGGCGCTATGACGGCATATTGCTCGACCCGCCTAAATATGGCCGTGGGCCGGACGGTGAAATCTGGAGGCTGGAAGAGGATCTGCCTCGGCTGATCGCGGATTGCCGCCGCCTGCTGGATGCCGACAGCCGCTTCCTGTTCCTGACCGTCTATGCCGTGCGCATGTCCGCACTGGCGATTGGGGAACTGCTGAAGCAGGCCTTTGCTGACCTTCCCGGTACGGTCGAAGCGGGCGAATTGGCCGTGCGCGAGGAAGCAAGAGGGCTGGAGTTGCCGACGGCCATCTGGGCGCGTTGGCGGCGCTAG
- the thrC gene encoding threonine synthase, which produces MQYVSTRGSAPALGFEDVTLAGLASDGGLYVPESWPRFSEADIRALAGLSYVETAVRVMAPYVAGSLSEDELRELCTAAYGRFSHNAVTPLVQLDHQHWLLELFHGPTLAFKDVALQLLGQLFERFLSRRDDHLTIVGATSGDTGSAAIDAVAGREKIDIFMLHPEGRVSDVQRRQMTTVRAPNVHNIAIEGSFDDAQALVKAMFNDPAFSKKFNLSAVNSINWARLMAQVVYYFYAAVRLGAPERQVAFSVPTGNFGDVFAGYVAAQMGLPVAKLMVATNVNDILHRALADGDYSQGQVVQTSTPSMDIQISSNFERLLFDAGGRGGPALAEQMKGFETSRAMRLTNAQRAGAAKLFASARVDGDAMNMAIRWAFDGAGQVIDPHTAVGLAAAREMEVEAGVPIVTLATAHPAKFREAVERATGLRPPLPARMGDLFAREEASAKLPATFEAITAYVAERATPRA; this is translated from the coding sequence ATGCAATATGTGAGCACCAGGGGAAGCGCGCCTGCGCTGGGTTTCGAGGATGTGACGCTGGCAGGGCTGGCGTCCGATGGCGGACTCTATGTTCCGGAAAGCTGGCCGCGCTTTTCGGAGGCGGACATACGCGCCCTCGCCGGGCTTTCCTATGTGGAAACCGCCGTTCGCGTCATGGCCCCCTATGTCGCAGGCTCGCTCAGCGAAGATGAACTGCGCGAGCTGTGCACTGCCGCCTATGGCCGGTTCAGCCACAACGCGGTGACGCCGCTGGTTCAGCTGGACCACCAGCATTGGCTGCTCGAACTTTTTCATGGCCCGACCCTGGCGTTCAAGGATGTCGCGCTGCAATTGCTGGGGCAGCTGTTCGAGCGGTTCCTGTCTCGCCGGGATGATCATCTGACGATCGTCGGTGCCACGTCGGGCGACACCGGGTCGGCGGCGATCGACGCCGTTGCAGGGCGCGAGAAGATTGACATCTTCATGCTGCACCCGGAAGGTCGCGTGTCCGACGTGCAACGGCGCCAGATGACGACAGTGCGCGCGCCCAACGTCCATAATATCGCGATAGAGGGCAGCTTCGACGACGCGCAGGCGCTCGTGAAGGCGATGTTCAACGACCCTGCCTTTTCGAAGAAGTTCAATCTTTCGGCGGTGAACAGCATCAACTGGGCGCGATTGATGGCGCAGGTGGTCTATTATTTCTACGCCGCCGTAAGGCTTGGCGCGCCGGAGCGGCAGGTCGCGTTTTCGGTCCCCACCGGCAATTTCGGCGACGTGTTCGCTGGTTATGTCGCGGCGCAAATGGGTCTTCCCGTTGCGAAGCTGATGGTCGCGACCAACGTCAACGACATTCTGCACCGCGCGCTGGCGGATGGTGACTATAGCCAGGGCCAAGTCGTTCAGACCTCCACGCCCAGCATGGATATCCAGATCAGTTCGAATTTCGAACGACTGCTGTTCGACGCGGGTGGCCGTGGCGGTCCGGCGCTGGCGGAGCAGATGAAGGGTTTCGAGACAAGCCGGGCGATGCGCCTCACCAATGCGCAGCGGGCTGGCGCGGCGAAGCTGTTCGCTTCGGCGCGCGTCGATGGCGACGCAATGAACATGGCGATTCGTTGGGCCTTTGATGGAGCGGGTCAGGTCATTGACCCCCATACTGCCGTGGGCCTTGCCGCCGCGCGCGAGATGGAGGTTGAGGCAGGTGTGCCGATCGTCACGCTGGCGACGGCGCATCCGGCCAAGTTCCGCGAGGCCGTGGAGCGCGCCACCGGGCTTCGTCCGCCTCTGCCTGCCCGCATGGGTGACCTGTTCGCCCGTGAGGAAGCCTCTGCCAAGCTGCCCGCGACCTTTGAGGCGATCACCGCCTATGTCGCGGAGCGCGCTACGCCGCGAGCATGA
- a CDS encoding SURF1 family protein: protein MTARRVPLFASIIVAGAVLVMIALGIWQLQRRGEKEAMLALASANPAKPTVSFPQMPPVPPVLLFRRSSVHCLNVVGWQTEAGRAADGSVGYRYIAQCATGAEGPGALVALGVAKQPDMKPNWKGGQVTGWISEEPDHRTLLSRFTANVLPLRPMLIAERAPEGLKPVAPPSVNDVPNNHLAYAIQWFFFAAVALVIYVLALRNRAPPPADPS from the coding sequence ATGACCGCGCGTCGCGTCCCTCTTTTTGCCAGCATTATCGTGGCAGGGGCCGTGCTGGTCATGATCGCCCTTGGCATCTGGCAGTTGCAACGCCGCGGCGAGAAGGAGGCGATGCTGGCCCTTGCGTCGGCCAATCCAGCCAAGCCGACTGTCAGCTTCCCGCAAATGCCACCTGTTCCGCCCGTGCTGCTGTTCCGCCGCTCTTCCGTTCATTGCCTGAATGTCGTTGGCTGGCAGACGGAAGCGGGACGGGCCGCCGATGGGTCGGTCGGCTACCGCTATATCGCCCAATGCGCCACCGGGGCAGAAGGGCCTGGAGCGCTGGTTGCTTTGGGCGTCGCCAAACAGCCGGACATGAAACCAAATTGGAAAGGCGGCCAGGTCACCGGCTGGATATCCGAAGAGCCGGATCACCGGACGTTGTTGTCGCGCTTCACGGCCAATGTCCTTCCGCTGCGGCCGATGCTGATCGCGGAGCGCGCGCCGGAAGGGCTCAAACCGGTTGCCCCACCGAGCGTCAACGACGTGCCGAACAATCACCTCGCTTACGCCATCCAGTGGTTCTTCTTCGCTGCGGTGGCCCTGGTTATCTACGTCCTTGCGCTTCGCAACCGGGCGCCTCCACCGGCCGATCCGTCGTAA
- a CDS encoding cytochrome c oxidase subunit 3 — MAGAKQHDYHILPPSIWPLFGSMSALVMALGAIMWMHPDAMPAGGGWVFLIGVAGVLFTMYSWWANVIAEAHAGDHTPVVQLHLRYGMILFIASEVMFFVGWFWAFFDFSLFPSQLAPIEGLFPSKGIEVMNAFELPLLNTLILLCSGTTVTWAHHALIHGDREGLKTGLWLTVILGLLFSSIQAYEYMHAPFPFGGSPYSSAFYMATGFHGFHVLIGTIFLIVNLVRVYKGHFTPRQHFGFEAAAWYWHFVDVVWLFLFVAIYVWGGWGAPMHGG; from the coding sequence ATGGCAGGCGCCAAGCAGCACGATTATCATATTCTACCGCCCAGCATCTGGCCGCTATTCGGGTCCATGTCGGCGCTGGTAATGGCGCTCGGCGCGATCATGTGGATGCACCCTGATGCCATGCCTGCCGGTGGTGGCTGGGTGTTCCTGATCGGCGTCGCGGGCGTGCTGTTCACCATGTATAGTTGGTGGGCGAACGTGATCGCAGAGGCGCATGCCGGTGACCATACGCCGGTGGTGCAATTGCATCTGCGCTACGGCATGATCCTGTTCATCGCTTCAGAAGTCATGTTCTTCGTTGGCTGGTTCTGGGCGTTCTTCGACTTCTCGCTCTTCCCGAGCCAGCTTGCTCCGATCGAAGGTCTGTTCCCGTCCAAGGGGATCGAGGTGATGAACGCGTTTGAGCTGCCGCTGCTCAACACGCTGATCCTGCTCTGCTCAGGCACGACCGTCACCTGGGCGCACCACGCGCTGATCCATGGAGATCGCGAAGGTCTGAAAACCGGCCTGTGGCTGACGGTGATCCTCGGCCTGCTCTTCTCCTCGATCCAGGCCTATGAATATATGCACGCGCCGTTCCCGTTCGGCGGTAGCCCTTACAGCTCGGCCTTCTACATGGCGACGGGCTTCCACGGCTTCCACGTTCTGATCGGTACGATCTTCCTGATCGTCAATCTGGTGCGCGTCTATAAGGGGCACTTCACTCCTCGCCAGCATTTCGGCTTTGAGGCCGCTGCCTGGTACTGGCACTTTGTCGACGTCGTCTGGCTGTTCCTGTTCGTCGCCATCTATGTGTGGGGCGGCTGGGGCGCTCCGATGCACGGCGGCTAA
- a CDS encoding cytochrome c oxidase assembly protein codes for MASLPPSPFDRDRRNRRTLMTMTAVGLAMLGLGFASVPLYRIFCQQTGFGGTTQRAAADVKLQPAVGHTMSIRFDSNVQPGMPWQFYPEHRTDTVTVGARDMAIFIAKNMSDKPVTGTASFNVTPIQSGAYFTKIQCFCFTQQTLQPGEQVRMPVIYYVDPKILNDPDNRDTQQITLSYTFYPVEQDKKPS; via the coding sequence ATGGCCAGCTTGCCGCCGTCGCCTTTTGATCGGGATCGCCGGAACCGCCGCACGCTCATGACTATGACGGCGGTAGGATTGGCTATGCTTGGGCTGGGTTTCGCATCGGTCCCGCTCTACCGAATCTTCTGTCAGCAAACGGGATTTGGCGGCACGACGCAGCGCGCTGCTGCTGATGTCAAGTTGCAGCCAGCGGTCGGCCATACAATGTCGATCCGGTTCGATTCCAATGTTCAGCCTGGCATGCCCTGGCAATTCTATCCCGAACACCGGACGGATACGGTGACCGTTGGCGCGCGCGACATGGCGATCTTCATCGCGAAAAACATGTCGGACAAGCCGGTTACGGGCACGGCCAGCTTCAACGTGACGCCGATCCAGTCTGGCGCCTACTTCACCAAGATCCAGTGTTTCTGCTTCACTCAGCAGACATTGCAGCCGGGCGAGCAGGTTCGCATGCCGGTGATTTACTATGTTGATCCCAAAATACTGAATGATCCCGACAATAGGGACACTCAGCAAATTACGCTAAGCTACACCTTCTATCCTGTTGAGCAGGACAAGAAGCCGAGCTAA
- a CDS encoding heme o synthase — translation MASSPFMTGSAASTIPAHWRDFVALTKPRVMTLVVFTGLCGLLAAPGQIHPVLAFTAILCIALGAGAAAALNQWYEADIDAKMKRTANRPLPAGRMDRQSALHFGVGLSFFSVLLMGVATNWLASAILAVSILFYVFIYTIWLKPRTTQNIVIGGAAGAFPPVIGWAAVTGDVGALAVALFLLTFFWTPPHFWALALFVKTDYAAANIPMLPVVSGEVATRRQIWFYTAIMAAAAMAPILLRLTGLIYGVTALFGTGLFVIFAFQVYRRREMDPSRMGPERRLFKYSILYLFLLFGAVVIDRWLLA, via the coding sequence ATGGCAAGTTCGCCGTTCATGACCGGGAGCGCCGCTTCCACGATTCCCGCGCACTGGCGCGACTTTGTCGCGTTGACCAAGCCGCGCGTGATGACATTGGTCGTCTTCACCGGTCTTTGCGGGCTGCTCGCGGCGCCCGGTCAAATCCATCCCGTACTCGCCTTCACCGCCATCCTGTGCATAGCGCTGGGCGCTGGCGCAGCGGCGGCGCTCAACCAATGGTATGAGGCGGATATTGACGCAAAGATGAAGCGGACCGCCAACCGCCCGTTGCCTGCCGGCCGGATGGACCGGCAGTCGGCGCTCCATTTCGGCGTCGGCCTTTCCTTCTTCTCCGTCCTGCTGATGGGCGTGGCGACGAACTGGCTCGCCTCTGCTATCCTGGCGGTGTCGATTCTTTTCTATGTTTTCATTTACACTATTTGGCTCAAGCCCCGGACAACACAGAACATCGTCATTGGCGGTGCTGCGGGGGCTTTTCCTCCCGTTATCGGTTGGGCTGCAGTCACAGGTGACGTTGGCGCTCTCGCCGTGGCGCTTTTCCTGCTCACCTTCTTCTGGACTCCGCCGCATTTCTGGGCACTCGCGCTGTTCGTGAAGACTGACTACGCTGCGGCAAACATCCCGATGTTGCCCGTCGTATCAGGTGAAGTTGCTACGCGCCGTCAGATATGGTTTTACACCGCGATCATGGCCGCCGCGGCGATGGCACCCATTCTGCTTCGCCTTACGGGTCTGATTTACGGCGTAACTGCCTTGTTCGGTACGGGCCTGTTCGTGATCTTCGCCTTTCAGGTCTACCGGCGCCGTGAAATGGATCCCAGCCGCATGGGTCCCGAACGCCGACTGTTCAAATATTCGATCCTCTATCTTTTCCTTCTGTTCGGAGCGGTTGTCATCGATCGTTGGTTGCTGGCATGA